Genomic window (Paenibacillus sp. PK3_47):
CAGCAGGTAAACACAGATAACAAACAATCTGCAATTGTTATAGGTGGTGGATTTATCGGTGTTGAAATGGCAGAGAATCTGAAGGAAGCCGGGCTTGATGTCACACTGATTGAGGGAAATGAACAGCTGTTAGCTCCTTTTGATGCTGAAATCGCCGCGGCACTGGCACAGGAAATGGAACAGCATGGCGTAAAGCTGCTGTTTTCACAGCGTGTTCAGGGCTTCCGTTCCATTGAGCATGGCATTGGTGTAGAGCTTGCGGGCGGCAATGTTCTTGCTGCAAATATGGTTATTCTCGCGATCGGGGTCACTCCGGATACTTCTTTTCTAAATAATAGCGGTATTGCCCTCGGTGCGCGTGGACACATCATCGTGAATGAAGCACTGGAAAGTAATATCGCAGACATATATGCTGTGGGTGATGCTATCGAGGTTAAGGATTACATTCATGGCACTCAAACAGCAGTTCCGCTTGCAGGCCCTGCAAATAAACAAGGCCGAATCGTTGCAGACCGGATTGCAGGACTGAATTCTACCTATAAGGGAACTCAAGGTACATCCATCATTAAAGTGTTTGGCATGACCGGAGCTTCTACCGGCAGTAATGAGAAAACACTAAGACGTCTTGGTACCGAGTATCGTTCTGTTATCGTTCACCCCGGCAGTCATGCATCCTATTATCCGGGAGCAAGCGCGATTACTCTTAAACTCCTGTTTACTCCAGATGGTAAAATCCTAGGCGCCCAAGCAGTCGGGTACGATGGTGTGGACAAACGGATTGATGACATCGCCACCGCCATTCATTTTGAAGGGTATATCAACGATCTGACAGAGCTTGAGTTGAGTTACGCACCGCCTTATTCCTCGGCCAAAGATCCGGTAAATATGGCCGGTTACGCAGCAGAAAATATTATAGCCGGACGTGTACAATCTTTTACGTATGATCAGCTTAGCTTACGCGAGCCACAACGGTCTATGCTAGTAGATGTACGTAGTGAGATGGAGCACCTTAATGGGCATATTCCTGGTTCGCTATCCATTCCGGTCGATGAGCTACGGCAGCGGCTAAATGAATTGGATTCCTCTAAGGAAATTTGGGTGTACTGCCAAGTTGGTTTACGGGGATATACGGCTTCACAAATTTTGCGTCAACATGGTTTTAACGTTAAAAATCTCAGCGGAGGCTATAAAACTTACCGTCAGGCACAATACAAGCCCGCTCCATTGTCTGAACGAAACGATGGCCACAATGGTGATCGAAACCATAGGGAGCTGACTCCTGAGTTGCAAAGAACGGTTGAACAGCCGAATGCACAGTTCTCTGACCAACCGCTGCAAATCGAAAACGAATTGAATGTATGCGGCTTAAGCTGTCCCGGACCGCTATTACAAGTCAAACAGACAATGGATCAGCTTGCCGAGGGGCAGATTCTCCGTGTAAAAGCTTCAGATCCGGGATTTTATGAAGATGTGAAAGCATGGGCAACCATGTCTGGCTCCCCGCTCCTGCAATTGGAAAGAGGCAAAGGCGGTATTATCGAGGCGGTGATTGCCAAGCAAACAAGCTCAACTCCATACTCTTCAGTTGAAACCTCTAACCCTGAACCTGCCAGCACTATGGTCGTCTTCAGTGGTGATCTGGATAAAGCGATCGCATCCTTTATTATTGCAAATGGCGCGGCTGCAAGCGGACGCAAAGTAACGATGTTTTTTACATTCTGGGGTCTGAATGTTATCCGCAAGCATCAGCCACAGAAGCTATCTAAAACCATGATCGGCCGTATGTTTGACATGATGCTGCCACGCGGCAGCCGCAAGCTGGGCTTATCCAGAATGAACATGCTAGGTGCCGGACCGAAGCTTATCCGAAGCATTATGGGGAGCAACAATGTGGCTTCTCTGGAAGAACTCATGCAGAGCGCAATTACTCAGGGCGTAGAAATCGTCGCCTGTCAGATGTCAATGGATTTAATGGGTATCCAGCGTGAGGAACTAATGGATGGGGTCAAAATTGGCGGTGTCGGCTATTATCTGGGACAAGCAGCTGAAGCAAATCATAACCTATTTGTTTAGAATTTCAATCGTAAACCTAGGAGAACAAATAATTCACAGTAAAAAGGTCCCTTCCGGTCAGGAACGGGCCTTTTTACTTTAATCATTCTGTATATTAACCCAGTTTTTATTTTTAATAAAAACCCGTTTGACATTCACAATAACTAATATTACAATTCCACTATTCAATTAATAAATTGAATATAGGATGAGGTGATAAAACTAATGAATATGAATCGAGCTTGGAAAGAACGGCTGTATCAAGAATTTGCACGCGTTGGAAAAAGTCTTTCCAGCCCAAAACGATTGGAAATCCTTGATTTATTGAGCCAAGGTCCTAAGTCAGTAGAGCTTTTATCCAAAAGCTCCGGTATGAGCGTTGCGAATGTTTCACAGCATTTACAAACCCTTTATGAAGCGAAATTAGTGAGATTTACGAAAAAGGGCACATTTGTAATTTATCAACTTGCCGACCCTGCAGTTGCTGAATTTATGTTGTCATTGTACAGCTTTTCTGAAAAAAAACTTGTAGAAATCCAGAGCATTAGATCAGAGATTACAAATAATTATGAAGATATGCAGCCTGTTTCTTTGGAGGTGTTGATGGATCGTATGGAGAAAGGTGAAGTCCTATTACTGGACGTTAGGCCGAGGGAAGAATACGATGCAGATCATATACCTGGAGCGATTTCCATTCCTATCGAAGAGTTGGAGAGTCAAATATCCGAATTGCCCTATAGCTTGGATATAGTTGCATATTGTCGCGGTCCCTATTGCTTCATGTCGTTTCAAGCCGTAGAAATATTAAAAACAAAAGGCTTACATGCTTTCCGTTTGGATGAAGGTGTTTTGGAATGGCGTCAATTTACTGAACGACGCAGTTTCGGCTGCCCAGATAATTATAGTCAGGAGACACAATGAAAACCAAAAACAGTTTTAATTCACCTAAGAATCAACAACCATTATGGTTAAACAGCTATATTAATTCACCAGAAAAACATAAGCAATTACAACGCCGGACGCTGCTGACCGTTGTTCTTTCACAAATATTCGGCGGGGCAGGACTTGCGGCCGGTGTAACAGTCGGTGCACTGCTAGCGCAAGAAATGCTCGGCACAGACAGCTATGCCGGTGTTCCTACAGCTCTATTCACATTGGGTTCTGCTGGTGCAGCTTTATTGGTTGGTTGGCTTTCTCAGCGTCATGGTCGGCGCCTGGGTCTTGCAACCGGTTTTTTGAGCGGCGGCATTGGTGCCGTTGGGGTAGTCCTTGCAGCAGACCTAAATAATATTGTTCTTCTCTTCCTTTCTCTACTCGTCTATGGTGCAGGTACTGCAACAAATTTACAGGCACGTTACGCAGGGACGGACCTTGCCAGCCCGGCTAAGCGAGCGACTGCGGTTAGTATTGCAATGGTATCCACTACTCTTGGTGCTGTTGCAGGTCCTAATCTCGTTGAACCTATGGGCCAGTTTGCCAAGGCAATTGGAGTCCCGGCTCTGGCAGGCCCTTTTATTCTTGGAGCGGTTGCTTACATCCTTGCCGGCTTAGTGCTTTTAGTTTTTCTTCGTCCTGACCCGCTCCTCGTTGCTAGTGCAATTGCAGCTACACAAAAAAGTAATGATGCAACTCTCTCCAATAACCGTCAGGATAACTTAGCAAAGAACCAGCGTGGGGTAATTGTCGGAGCAACTGTCATGATTCTAACACAAATAGTTATGACTTCTATTATGACAATGACGCCTGTACATATGAGACATCATGGGCACGGTTTAAGCCAGGTTGGTCTTGTAATTGGATTCCATATTGGGGCTATGTATCTTCCTTCTTTGATCACGGGGATTCTAGTAGATAAGATTGGGCGAACTGCAATAGCCGTTGCAGCTGGAACTACGCTTCTTGCTGCAGGTATTCTTTCCGCTGTTGCTTCCACTGATTCTGTGACAATGCTAATTATTGCGCTTGCACTGCTTGGCTTAGGATGGAATTTTGGCCTGATTAGCGGTACAGCAATCATTGTCGACTCTACAAATTCTGCCAACCGTGCAAAGATTCAAGGCTCTATAGATGTCCTGATTGCTCTGGCTGGTGCCTTGGGAGGCGTGTTGTCCGGTATGATTGTAGATCATTTCAGCTTTGCAACGCTATCCTATGCGGGGGCTCTTCTTGCCCTGCATCTTATACCTGTTATTTTGTGGTCCCGAAGCAATCGTAATCAGGCTACCCAATAATTCGGTTGACTTAAACTCACATCAAACTAGAAGCCTCACTTCAATGGCGAAGTGAGGCTTCTAGTTTGATAATTTGATACTTAACGGGTTACGTTGTTTAACCTCTTGTACGGATATGCTCAAGGTATAATTTCCGTAATAAAGAATTTGTTCAAGAAAGAGATTTAAATTTTCCTGGGAAGTTACGTTTATTTTTAAATGGTAGCATCCTCCCCCCGATATACGGTGAGCTTCCACCACTTCGTCCCGTTCATTAATAAAACGTAAAAATGAATTGTGGTTAGCTTCATTCATAGTGATAGTGAGAAACCCCGTATAAGCAAACCCTAGTTTGATCTCATCTATAATAATGGAGTAGGCTTTAATTACACCGTTATCCTCAAGTTTTTTTATACGTTTTCCTACTGCTTGCCCCGTCAAATGAATTTGATGCCCTAATTCCTTCCATTGAATACGTGAATTTTCGGTTAGCAGCCGAAGGATGAGAATATCAATGTCGTCAATTTCCATACTCAATTCCTTTCCTCTTGAATTTGTGCACGCAGATGTATCTGTATAGATATATTATCGCCTATTTTGAAACGAATAATAACCTAAGCTACAACTTGCTTTTTATTTACAGTATTCTGAGCTATAATTGTTATTTTTCGAGAGGTTACGAACATTTATAGATAGATAACACCTTCTAATGGCATACAAGTTCTGGAACCCACGACGTGCCAAAATCCGTGCAGCTTTCTTTCTCTGAAACCAGCTGCGGGCAAAAATAATCACCTCATCATTTGGTGCAAAACTTTTGCTCCATAGGAACGGTAATCTGCCAGTAGATATATTTATCGATCCGGGAATATGCCGAATCGAATATTCACTTGCATCTCTAACGTCCAGTATCTTTACATTTACCCAACGTTCACGAAATAGATCCCACTCCTCACTTCTAATAAAAGTGAGTGCTCGCAGAGGCCACAACTGGATTAACAACCACAAACCAGAGAGTGCCGTCAAACTATATACCAGTGTCATATGGAAGCTCCTTCTGTTGACTCTAATACATAACCTTGAAACAAATGAAGTCGGAGTTTAGCCTTCCTGAGTGTATGCCTCATAAAGCTGATCCAACTTTCGTTTTAATTCCTCAAACCGGACAAACCGATCTTCCCTCAAATACTCTTTTTGTTCGATAAACACGAGCATCATTGGAGCACTTAAGATCATAAAGTGTCCCGCAACTTCTTCGACTGTGCTGGCATCGATATGCCCTAAACAGATAAGTGGGTAATGAGACAAAAACTCTTTGAGTTTAGGTAGTAAAGCATGGCAAATACTGCAATTTGGCTTGGATATATATAAGAAACTCAGCTCATGCCGTTGAAGAAAAACCTCGACTTCCTGAATGGAAGTCAGCTCATATACTTCTTTCATAGCTTGACAGCTCCAGTCTTCGTATTAAATTCGTTCTTTTTTATTTTGGCCCAATTCAATTGGACGTAACGTACAATATGCAAATGTAGATATTAATAAAGCAACAATAAAACAACCAGAATCAATAGAAAAAAAGATATGAGAGCCATCCCCACTGCTGTAAACCAAATTATAGTTTTAGGTGATTGGAATGTTTCCTGGTTAATTCCTCTCTGTTTCTTCCGATAATTCACAGTTGCCATATAAATGATAATGCATCCGATGATTACTGCTCCAATTCCAACCAGTGCAGCAATCGTATGCCCATAGTGCTCAAAAGTTGCAGTGCGAAAAACGACTCCCGCTGCTAAAAATCCCAATCCAATAATCGTGATTGACGTTCGTATCCATGCAAGAAAAGTGCGCTCATTAGCGAGATGTTGCTGAACATATTTATAATCGTTATGTTTTTGCTCCATTCCTCAAACCATCCCCCTCTAAATTAGCAGTTAACTCTTCGTGTATGATTACCCTAAATAATCTGATGATATTCTTGCTTCTATAACAAGGTTTCCTTCTCTTTAATACATCCAAACGCGACAATCCCAATTCCAACAACGATCGGTACGAAGATTCCTGAAATAACAAGCCATAAAAAACAACTCTAAAATGAGTTGTTCTCAATAATCATGATTACTTTATTAAAGAGCCCGACCAGGAGCCAAGCCCGCCATTAAGATGTGAAATCTCCGAGAAACCATTCTTCAGTAATATTTTTGCGGCACTCTTGCTCCTCATACCGCTTTTGCAATAGAGCAGCAGTTCCCGCTCCTTTGGGATCTCGCCAAGCCGGCGGCTTAATTCGGACAAAGGGATATTCTTGGCTCCTTCAATAGATACTAAGAATCACTTTTCTTATGAGACTCTGCCCAATATATTTGGACTTCTGAAAGTCCATAAGCTTTCATTGTGTAGACGAGCAGCAATTTCATACGCTCTCTTTCTTCTGCCTCTGTCTCCATCTTCGAACTAAGTGTAACCAAGCAAACGTCGCGATTAAAGGATACTCGTTCAAATGAACAATCTACCGGAAAAGGGTTGAAAAATCCTTCAGGCCGACTGGCCAACAATTGCTGAATCACAGTTATTCTGGGTGCCTTAATGGAAGTCTTGTTTATTACATTAGTTTCTATAGGGACAGCAATATCATTTCTGTATAAAAAGATGGTATAAGTTTCAGTACTCATCCGGTTGGCTTCCTGCGGAATTTTTTACTCAGCAACCCCTTTTTTAACTGATTAGTCAAACGCCGTACATCTTCTATTTCTTTGAAGCCTTCTATCCGATACAACTCCATGCTGTCGCCATCTAAGAAGATTGTGGTCGGGTTTACCTTAATTCGGTACCGGTTAGTTGTTTCGGGATCAACATCTACATAGATCACATCAAAAGTAATACCATATTCGTTTTCAGAGGCAAGCCATTCTTCTAAGACTGTTTTCATGGAGCGGCCCATCGGACAAGCAGATAAGGTAAATAAGAGTATTTTATCTATCGTTTGACGCATGTTTAACACTCCCTGCTTTAATCCAATTCGGATAAATATTTTTCCATGATTTCATAGCTGATCGCTCCTTGGAATTTTTCCCGGATCACTCCGTTAGCATCCAATAAATAGGTTGTGGGATACGCCATAATTTCATAGGTCTGCATAACATCTCCATCCTTGTCCATAACGATGGGAAATGTGAGTTGCTGCTCATTCACAAATTCATCAACAGCATCTGGATTTTCTTCGGTAAGTGTCATGTTAACTCCTAATATTACAACATCCTTTGTTTGATAATCGTTATAAATATTCTGCATATGCGGCATCTCTACCTTACATGGTGGACACCATGTAGCCCAAAAGTTAACCAATACTCTCTTGCCCTCAAAATCAGACAGCTGAACCTGATTCCCCTGTAAGTCTGTAAGAGCAAAGTCTGGTGCCTGTTGCCCCTTCTGAATACCTGTCTTTATTTCCCCGCTATTAGACCTTGCCATTTGTGATGTTCC
Coding sequences:
- a CDS encoding rhodanese-like domain-containing protein; this encodes MSELSRRLGEIPKERELLLYCKSGMRSKSAAKILLKNGFSEISHLNGGLGSWSGSLIK
- a CDS encoding GerMN domain-containing protein yields the protein MSTETYTIFLYRNDIAVPIETNVINKTSIKAPRITVIQQLLASRPEGFFNPFPVDCSFERVSFNRDVCLVTLSSKMETEAEERERMKLLLVYTMKAYGLSEVQIYWAESHKKSDS
- a CDS encoding metalloregulator ArsR/SmtB family transcription factor, whose amino-acid sequence is MNMNRAWKERLYQEFARVGKSLSSPKRLEILDLLSQGPKSVELLSKSSGMSVANVSQHLQTLYEAKLVRFTKKGTFVIYQLADPAVAEFMLSLYSFSEKKLVEIQSIRSEITNNYEDMQPVSLEVLMDRMEKGEVLLLDVRPREEYDADHIPGAISIPIEELESQISELPYSLDIVAYCRGPYCFMSFQAVEILKTKGLHAFRLDEGVLEWRQFTERRSFGCPDNYSQETQ
- a CDS encoding DUF202 domain-containing protein — encoded protein: MEQKHNDYKYVQQHLANERTFLAWIRTSITIIGLGFLAAGVVFRTATFEHYGHTIAALVGIGAVIIGCIIIYMATVNYRKKQRGINQETFQSPKTIIWFTAVGMALISFFLLILVVLLLLY
- a CDS encoding FAD-dependent oxidoreductase yields the protein MSKKVLIVGGVAGGASAAARLRRLDEHAEIIIFEKGPYISFANCGLPYYIGGSIADRERLLVQTPQGMADRFRIDVRTKSEVIAIDSHKRTVLVQSHERGQYEESYDKLILSPGARPVIPDIPGKDHPHIYTVRNIPDIDRIKQQVNTDNKQSAIVIGGGFIGVEMAENLKEAGLDVTLIEGNEQLLAPFDAEIAAALAQEMEQHGVKLLFSQRVQGFRSIEHGIGVELAGGNVLAANMVILAIGVTPDTSFLNNSGIALGARGHIIVNEALESNIADIYAVGDAIEVKDYIHGTQTAVPLAGPANKQGRIVADRIAGLNSTYKGTQGTSIIKVFGMTGASTGSNEKTLRRLGTEYRSVIVHPGSHASYYPGASAITLKLLFTPDGKILGAQAVGYDGVDKRIDDIATAIHFEGYINDLTELELSYAPPYSSAKDPVNMAGYAAENIIAGRVQSFTYDQLSLREPQRSMLVDVRSEMEHLNGHIPGSLSIPVDELRQRLNELDSSKEIWVYCQVGLRGYTASQILRQHGFNVKNLSGGYKTYRQAQYKPAPLSERNDGHNGDRNHRELTPELQRTVEQPNAQFSDQPLQIENELNVCGLSCPGPLLQVKQTMDQLAEGQILRVKASDPGFYEDVKAWATMSGSPLLQLERGKGGIIEAVIAKQTSSTPYSSVETSNPEPASTMVVFSGDLDKAIASFIIANGAAASGRKVTMFFTFWGLNVIRKHQPQKLSKTMIGRMFDMMLPRGSRKLGLSRMNMLGAGPKLIRSIMGSNNVASLEELMQSAITQGVEIVACQMSMDLMGIQREELMDGVKIGGVGYYLGQAAEANHNLFV
- a CDS encoding thioredoxin family protein — encoded protein: MKEVYELTSIQEVEVFLQRHELSFLYISKPNCSICHALLPKLKEFLSHYPLICLGHIDASTVEEVAGHFMILSAPMMLVFIEQKEYLREDRFVRFEELKRKLDQLYEAYTQEG
- a CDS encoding MFS transporter, with translation MKTKNSFNSPKNQQPLWLNSYINSPEKHKQLQRRTLLTVVLSQIFGGAGLAAGVTVGALLAQEMLGTDSYAGVPTALFTLGSAGAALLVGWLSQRHGRRLGLATGFLSGGIGAVGVVLAADLNNIVLLFLSLLVYGAGTATNLQARYAGTDLASPAKRATAVSIAMVSTTLGAVAGPNLVEPMGQFAKAIGVPALAGPFILGAVAYILAGLVLLVFLRPDPLLVASAIAATQKSNDATLSNNRQDNLAKNQRGVIVGATVMILTQIVMTSIMTMTPVHMRHHGHGLSQVGLVIGFHIGAMYLPSLITGILVDKIGRTAIAVAAGTTLLAAGILSAVASTDSVTMLIIALALLGLGWNFGLISGTAIIVDSTNSANRAKIQGSIDVLIALAGALGGVLSGMIVDHFSFATLSYAGALLALHLIPVILWSRSNRNQATQ
- a CDS encoding Lrp/AsnC family transcriptional regulator, which gives rise to MEIDDIDILILRLLTENSRIQWKELGHQIHLTGQAVGKRIKKLEDNGVIKAYSIIIDEIKLGFAYTGFLTITMNEANHNSFLRFINERDEVVEAHRISGGGCYHLKINVTSQENLNLFLEQILYYGNYTLSISVQEVKQRNPLSIKLSN
- a CDS encoding TlpA disulfide reductase family protein, producing the protein MGYQFLTVVRYSLRKNIIAIFVLIGLIVYGGYEYYQKSLPGTSQMARSNSGEIKTGIQKGQQAPDFALTDLQGNQVQLSDFEGKRVLVNFWATWCPPCKVEMPHMQNIYNDYQTKDVVILGVNMTLTEENPDAVDEFVNEQQLTFPIVMDKDGDVMQTYEIMAYPTTYLLDANGVIREKFQGAISYEIMEKYLSELD
- a CDS encoding thioredoxin family protein; the encoded protein is MRQTIDKILLFTLSACPMGRSMKTVLEEWLASENEYGITFDVIYVDVDPETTNRYRIKVNPTTIFLDGDSMELYRIEGFKEIEDVRRLTNQLKKGLLSKKFRRKPTG